The following are from one region of the Edwardsiella tarda ATCC 15947 = NBRC 105688 genome:
- a CDS encoding glycosyltransferase produces the protein MIHQDNDKQHIKLSYVTHFYCNQKSLESIFSLLRKYEQLPLSLRSAIEFIIIDDGSPISYQIEKFDLNITWLKITEDIKWNQAGARNLGVTYAKSDKILLTDLDHELPEETLSYLIKTKNPGRNFYKIYRRSDERGLYKGHSNLFFMSRARFFRHFGYDEEFAGNYGAEDYRFVKYHKYHGSRQKYLPKKFVCYERKLDREKSYHSLERDLSANTPIDRQKRYECENYGDEYGHSRMFLNFEWRIIYRHNLFPVTLPQQKRWWKPLWWLRYLFASLAR, from the coding sequence ATGATTCACCAAGATAACGATAAGCAACATATTAAACTGTCTTATGTGACACATTTTTATTGCAATCAGAAAAGTCTTGAATCTATATTTTCTTTGTTGAGAAAGTATGAGCAACTACCGTTATCCCTGCGTAGCGCAATTGAATTTATTATCATCGATGATGGCTCACCGATTTCTTATCAAATTGAAAAGTTTGATTTAAACATTACCTGGCTAAAAATTACTGAAGATATTAAGTGGAACCAAGCCGGAGCGCGCAATCTCGGTGTGACCTATGCAAAGTCAGATAAGATATTGCTCACTGATCTTGACCATGAACTACCCGAAGAGACGTTAAGCTATTTAATTAAAACTAAAAACCCAGGTAGAAATTTTTATAAAATTTATCGCCGCAGCGATGAGCGTGGCCTCTACAAAGGCCATTCCAATCTCTTTTTTATGTCGCGAGCGCGTTTCTTCCGTCACTTTGGCTATGACGAAGAGTTCGCTGGGAATTATGGTGCGGAAGACTATCGCTTTGTTAAATATCACAAATACCATGGTTCTCGACAGAAATATTTGCCTAAAAAGTTTGTCTGTTATGAAAGAAAGTTAGATCGTGAAAAAAGCTATCATAGTCTAGAGCGTGACTTATCGGCGAATACACCGATCGATCGGCAAAAACGGTATGAGTGTGAAAACTATGGCGATGAATATGGGCACAGTCGTATGTTCCTTAATTTTGAATGGCGTATCATCTACCGTCATAATCTATTCCCGGTAACGTTGCCGCAGCAAAAACGTTGGTGGAAACCGCTGTGGTGGTTACGTTATCTCTTCGCTTCGTTAGCCCGCTAA
- the pstS gene encoding phosphate ABC transporter substrate-binding protein PstS, protein MKLMRTAVAGIVAATVSLSATPAFAAESLTGAGATFPAPVYAKWADSYQKETGNKVNYQGIGSSGGVKQIIANTVDFGASDAPLSDEKLAADGLFQFPTVIGGVVMAVNLPGVKSGELTLDGETLGDIYLGKIKKWNDAAIAKLNPGVKLPDQNIAVVRRADGSGTSFVFTSYLSKVNPQWKADVGAGSTVNWPTGLGGKGNDGVAAFVQRLPGSIGYVEYAYAKQNKLAYTKLVSADGQAVSPTEVSFSNAAKGADWSRSFAQDLTNQAGDNVWPITSTTFILVHKASTKPKQTAEVLKFFDWAYNDGAKQANALDYATLPASVVEQIRAAWKTSVKDSGGNALY, encoded by the coding sequence ATGAAACTGATGCGTACCGCTGTCGCTGGGATTGTCGCCGCGACCGTCTCCTTGAGTGCCACCCCGGCCTTCGCCGCTGAGAGCCTGACAGGTGCCGGCGCTACCTTCCCGGCGCCGGTTTATGCCAAGTGGGCCGATTCCTACCAGAAAGAAACCGGTAACAAAGTGAATTATCAAGGTATTGGTTCTTCAGGCGGCGTGAAGCAGATCATCGCGAACACCGTCGATTTCGGTGCCTCCGATGCACCGCTAAGCGATGAGAAGCTGGCGGCCGACGGTCTGTTTCAATTCCCTACCGTGATCGGTGGGGTCGTGATGGCAGTGAACCTACCGGGGGTGAAGTCGGGTGAGTTGACATTAGATGGTGAGACGCTGGGCGACATCTACCTGGGTAAGATTAAGAAGTGGAATGACGCGGCGATCGCCAAACTCAATCCGGGCGTTAAACTGCCGGATCAGAATATTGCCGTGGTGCGGCGTGCGGATGGTTCCGGTACCTCTTTCGTCTTTACCAGCTACTTGAGCAAAGTTAATCCGCAATGGAAGGCCGATGTTGGTGCCGGTTCGACGGTGAATTGGCCGACCGGTTTAGGGGGTAAGGGCAATGACGGCGTCGCCGCTTTTGTCCAGCGTCTGCCGGGCTCTATTGGCTACGTCGAGTATGCCTACGCTAAACAGAATAAGTTGGCGTACACCAAACTGGTTTCTGCTGATGGTCAAGCGGTTAGCCCGACGGAGGTCAGCTTCAGCAATGCGGCTAAAGGGGCCGATTGGAGCCGCTCTTTCGCTCAGGATCTGACGAACCAGGCGGGCGATAATGTATGGCCGATCACCTCGACGACGTTTATTCTGGTGCATAAGGCATCGACCAAGCCAAAGCAGACGGCTGAGGTACTGAAGTTCTTCGATTGGGCCTATAACGATGGCGCCAAGCAGGCCAATGCATTGGATTATGCCACCTTACCCGCGTCCGTGGTGGAGCAGATCCGCGCGGCCTGGAAGACGAGCGTCAAGGATAGCGGCGGTAACGCCCTGTATTGA
- the pstC gene encoding phosphate ABC transporter permease PstC has protein sequence MADSPSVNKQPMMRAPSKLGDVIFALLVKLAALITLLLLGGIIVSLIIAALPSMEKFGFAFLWSKEWDAPAEQFGALVPIYGTLVTSLIALIIAVPVSFGIALFLTELAPNWLRRPLGVAIELLAAIPSIVYGMWGLFIFAPLFAEYFQTPVGELLAGIPIVGTLFSGPAFGIGILAAGVILAIMIIPYIAAVMRDVFEQTPVMMKESAYGIGCTTWEVIWRIVLPFTKNGVIGGIMLGLGRALGETMAVTFVIGNTYQLDSFSLYMPGNSITSALANEFAEAESGLHTAALMELGLILFVITFIVLALSKLMILRLAKNEGR, from the coding sequence ATGGCTGATTCGCCTTCCGTTAATAAACAGCCGATGATGAGAGCGCCGAGTAAGCTCGGAGATGTGATTTTTGCGCTGTTGGTCAAGCTGGCGGCGCTGATCACGTTGTTGTTGCTGGGAGGCATCATCGTTTCCCTGATCATCGCCGCGCTGCCCAGCATGGAGAAGTTTGGCTTCGCCTTCCTGTGGAGCAAAGAATGGGATGCGCCAGCAGAGCAGTTCGGGGCTTTGGTGCCGATCTACGGTACCTTGGTGACCTCGCTGATCGCGTTGATCATTGCCGTCCCGGTCAGTTTCGGTATTGCGCTATTCTTGACCGAGTTGGCTCCCAACTGGTTGCGTCGTCCTTTAGGGGTGGCGATCGAACTGTTGGCGGCGATCCCCAGTATCGTCTACGGCATGTGGGGGCTGTTTATCTTCGCGCCATTGTTTGCCGAATATTTTCAAACCCCGGTGGGTGAATTGCTGGCTGGCATTCCCATCGTCGGTACCCTATTTTCTGGCCCGGCCTTCGGCATCGGCATCCTGGCTGCCGGGGTGATCCTGGCTATCATGATCATCCCTTACATCGCGGCGGTAATGCGCGATGTGTTTGAGCAGACGCCGGTGATGATGAAAGAGTCGGCTTATGGCATCGGCTGTACCACCTGGGAGGTCATCTGGCGCATCGTTTTACCCTTCACCAAAAATGGGGTGATCGGTGGCATCATGCTGGGTCTGGGGCGTGCGCTGGGGGAGACCATGGCGGTCACTTTCGTTATCGGTAATACCTACCAGCTGGATAGCTTCTCGTTGTATATGCCGGGTAACAGTATTACCTCGGCATTGGCCAACGAGTTCGCCGAGGCCGAGTCTGGGTTGCACACCGCCGCGCTGATGGAGCTGGGACTGATCCTGTTCGTGATTACCTTCATCGTGTTGGCGTTGTCCAAGCTGATGATCCTGCGCCTGGCGAAAAATGAGGGACGTTAA
- the pstA gene encoding phosphate ABC transporter permease PstA → MATMDVQNPQQLAESRRRMQAWRRQKNRIALCLSMGTMAFGLFWLVWILFSTFTRGIDGMSLALFTEMTPPPNTEGGGLANAIVGSGLLILWATVIGTPLGIMAGIYLAEYGRNSLLANVTRFINDILLSAPSIVVGLFVYTIVVAKMQHFSGWAGVIALALLQVPIVIRTTENMLKLVPDSLREAAYALGTPKWKMISAITLKASVSGIITGVLLAIARIAGETAPLLFTSLSNQFWSTDMMQPLANLPVTIFKFAMSPFAEWQQLAWAGVLLITLCVLLLNIVARVIFAKKKY, encoded by the coding sequence ATGGCAACGATGGATGTGCAAAACCCGCAGCAGCTGGCGGAGTCTCGTCGCCGCATGCAGGCTTGGCGTCGGCAGAAGAACCGCATCGCCCTGTGCCTGTCGATGGGCACCATGGCCTTTGGTCTGTTCTGGTTGGTATGGATCCTATTCTCTACCTTCACCCGTGGCATCGATGGTATGTCGTTGGCGCTGTTTACTGAGATGACGCCACCGCCGAATACCGAGGGGGGCGGGTTGGCTAACGCCATCGTCGGCTCCGGGTTGTTGATCCTGTGGGCAACGGTGATCGGCACGCCGCTGGGCATCATGGCGGGGATCTACCTGGCTGAGTATGGCCGTAATAGTCTGTTGGCTAACGTGACTCGCTTTATTAACGATATCTTACTGTCTGCGCCATCGATCGTCGTCGGTCTGTTCGTCTATACCATCGTCGTGGCGAAGATGCAGCACTTCTCCGGTTGGGCTGGCGTGATTGCGCTAGCGCTGTTGCAGGTGCCCATCGTTATTCGTACCACCGAGAATATGTTGAAGCTGGTGCCTGATAGCCTACGTGAGGCCGCTTATGCGCTGGGTACGCCGAAGTGGAAGATGATTTCGGCGATCACCCTAAAAGCGTCGGTCTCGGGGATTATTACCGGGGTACTGTTGGCCATCGCCCGTATCGCCGGTGAGACCGCGCCGCTGCTGTTTACGTCACTCTCCAACCAGTTCTGGAGCACCGACATGATGCAGCCGCTGGCTAACCTGCCGGTCACCATCTTTAAGTTTGCCATGAGTCCGTTTGCGGAGTGGCAACAGCTGGCTTGGGCTGGTGTACTGCTGATCACGCTGTGTGTCTTGCTGCTGAATATCGTGGCCCGCGTGATTTTCGCCAAGAAAAAATACTAA
- the pstB gene encoding phosphate ABC transporter ATP-binding protein PstB: MSNVVTDTTNSKIQVRDLNFYYGKFHALKNISLDIEQNKVTAFIGPSGCGKSTLLRTFNKMFQLYPEQRAEGEILLDGQNILTDSQDVALLRAKVGMVFQKPTPFPMSIYDNIAFGVRLFEKLSRADMDERVQWALTKAALWNETKDKLHQSGYSLSGGQQQRLCIARGIAIRPEVLLLDEPCSALDPISTSRIEELITELKQDYTVVIVTHNMQQAARCSDYTAFMYLGELIEFSDTDKLFTAPAQRQTEDYITGRYG; the protein is encoded by the coding sequence ATGAGTAATGTAGTGACAGACACGACCAACAGTAAAATTCAGGTACGCGATCTGAACTTCTATTACGGTAAATTCCATGCGCTGAAGAATATCTCGCTGGATATTGAACAGAATAAAGTCACCGCCTTCATCGGCCCATCCGGTTGTGGCAAGTCGACGCTGTTGCGTACCTTTAACAAGATGTTCCAGCTCTACCCGGAGCAGCGCGCCGAGGGGGAGATCCTGTTGGATGGTCAGAACATCCTGACGGATAGCCAAGATGTGGCGTTGTTGCGCGCCAAGGTGGGGATGGTCTTCCAGAAGCCGACGCCTTTCCCGATGTCGATCTATGACAATATCGCCTTCGGTGTTCGTCTGTTCGAGAAGCTGTCACGCGCCGATATGGATGAGCGTGTGCAGTGGGCCCTGACCAAGGCCGCCCTGTGGAATGAGACCAAGGATAAGCTGCATCAGAGCGGTTACAGCCTATCTGGCGGTCAGCAGCAGCGTCTGTGCATCGCGCGCGGCATCGCTATCCGTCCGGAGGTGCTGCTGCTGGATGAGCCCTGCTCGGCATTGGATCCCATCTCGACCAGTCGCATCGAAGAGCTGATCACCGAGCTGAAGCAGGATTATACCGTGGTGATCGTGACCCATAACATGCAGCAGGCGGCGCGTTGTTCCGACTATACCGCATTTATGTATCTGGGTGAGCTGATCGAATTTAGCGATACGGATAAACTGTTTACCGCACCGGCACAGCGGCAGACGGAAGATTATATTACTGGTCGTTATGGCTGA
- the phoU gene encoding phosphate signaling complex protein PhoU, with amino-acid sequence MDNLNLNKHTSGQFNAELEHIRTQVMSMGGLVEQQLTDAITAMHNQDAELARRVIEGDAKVNMMEIAIDEACVKIIAKRQPTASDLRLVMAIIKTISELERIGDVADKICRTALEKFSQQHQPLLVSLESLGQHTVQMLHDVLDAFARMDLHEAIRIYREDKKVDQEYEGIVRQLMTYMMEDSRTIPSVLTALFCARSIERIGDRCQNICEFIFYYVKGQDFRHIGGDDLEQLLAGSREQ; translated from the coding sequence ATGGATAATTTGAATTTAAACAAGCATACCTCCGGCCAGTTTAATGCCGAGCTTGAGCATATCCGCACTCAGGTAATGAGCATGGGGGGCCTGGTAGAGCAGCAACTCACCGATGCCATTACTGCCATGCATAATCAGGATGCCGAGTTGGCGCGTCGTGTGATCGAGGGAGATGCCAAGGTCAATATGATGGAGATCGCCATCGATGAGGCCTGTGTCAAAATTATTGCCAAGCGTCAGCCGACCGCCAGCGATTTACGCCTGGTGATGGCAATCATCAAGACTATCTCTGAGCTGGAGCGCATCGGTGATGTGGCCGATAAGATCTGTCGTACCGCGTTGGAGAAGTTCTCCCAGCAGCATCAACCGTTGCTGGTTAGCCTGGAGTCATTGGGGCAGCATACGGTGCAGATGCTGCACGATGTACTGGATGCCTTCGCGCGTATGGATTTGCATGAAGCCATTCGTATCTATCGGGAAGATAAGAAGGTCGATCAGGAGTATGAAGGGATCGTTCGTCAGCTGATGACCTATATGATGGAAGATTCACGGACCATCCCCAGCGTCCTGACGGCGTTATTCTGTGCCCGCTCCATCGAGCGCATCGGCGATCGTTGCCAGAATATCTGCGAATTTATTTTCTACTATGTGAAAGGTCAGGATTTCCGCCATATCGGTGGCGACGATCTGGAGCAGTTGTTAGCCGGAAGTCGAGAGCAGTAA
- the yieH gene encoding 6-phosphogluconate phosphatase codes for MSSIRCILFDCDGTLVDSEIICSKAYVSMFARYGITLSLDEIYREFKGVRLYDIIDIIQRRHPFHADRAEMESHYRAEVARLFASELQPIPHAHELLSQICVPMCTASNGPVSKMQSSLGATGMLPFFGDHLYSGYDIQSWKPEPDLMHHAAQSMGVTIEECILVDDSPAGAHAGIAAGIPVFYFCADPHNPPIDHPLVTAFDDLRQLPSLWRQRGWQLTHTA; via the coding sequence ATGAGCAGTATCCGCTGTATTCTCTTCGACTGTGACGGAACGCTGGTAGACAGCGAAATCATCTGTAGTAAAGCCTATGTCAGTATGTTCGCGCGCTATGGGATAACGCTATCCCTGGATGAGATCTATCGCGAGTTCAAAGGGGTGAGACTGTATGACATCATCGATATCATCCAACGTCGTCACCCTTTTCACGCCGATCGCGCCGAGATGGAGTCTCACTACCGCGCCGAAGTCGCGCGCCTGTTCGCTAGCGAACTCCAGCCGATCCCACACGCCCACGAGTTATTGAGTCAGATCTGCGTCCCTATGTGTACCGCCTCGAACGGGCCGGTCAGTAAGATGCAAAGCTCACTCGGCGCTACCGGTATGCTGCCATTCTTCGGCGATCATCTGTACAGCGGCTATGATATCCAAAGTTGGAAACCCGAACCGGATCTGATGCACCATGCGGCGCAAAGCATGGGAGTGACGATCGAGGAGTGCATTCTGGTGGATGACTCACCGGCCGGCGCACATGCCGGGATCGCCGCGGGTATTCCGGTCTTCTACTTTTGCGCCGATCCCCATAATCCGCCCATCGATCATCCCCTGGTGACCGCCTTCGATGATCTGCGCCAATTACCCTCGCTATGGCGCCAACGCGGCTGGCAACTGACTCACACCGCCTAG
- the adeD gene encoding adenine deaminase, with amino-acid sequence MKNISLKHTQSLSRTAMLHLLAVSRGEQPADIRIDNVLLLDLINGGTRPGPILISGDSIAGVGPDYADAPARQHIDAGGAVAVPGFIDAHLHIESSMMTPITFESVTLPLGVTTIVCDPHEIINVMGEAGLAWFLRCADGARQNQFVQVSSCVPALAGTDVNGAEFPLPAMLHYRDHPHVLGLAEMMNFPGVIAGDESTLDKLDAFRHLTLDGHSPTLHGKALNAYLAAGIENCHETMALEEGREKLALGMALMIREGSAARNLDTLAPLITEFNSPQCMLCTDDRNPWEIAHEGHIDALIRRLIQQHHLAPHVAYRVASWSAARHYGLKRLGLIAPGKKADIVLLDDVEQVTIRQVFAGGQPVDGAQLLRDAAARQLASCPPQHNTVQRAPLSADDLTLTLTPGTAYRALTLIPNELITPACIVRWQGDDFDTPDVCRMAVMERYGHGKAPALGLLHNSGLNKGALAATVSHDSHNIVTIGHDPAEMAQAVNQLIQDGGGLCVVADGQVQAHLPLPIAGLMSSLSAEEIAEVIDQLKQACHACGMTLNEPFIQMAFLSLPVIPSLKLTSLGLFDVDHFCFTEVRMDEESV; translated from the coding sequence ATGAAAAATATTAGCCTCAAGCACACGCAATCGCTTTCTCGCACAGCAATGTTGCATCTTCTGGCCGTTTCCCGTGGCGAGCAACCTGCCGATATTCGTATCGATAATGTTTTACTGCTAGATCTCATCAACGGCGGCACTCGACCGGGCCCCATCCTGATCAGCGGCGATAGCATCGCCGGCGTCGGCCCCGACTATGCCGATGCCCCGGCCCGCCAGCATATCGATGCCGGTGGCGCCGTCGCCGTACCCGGTTTTATCGATGCTCATCTCCACATTGAATCCAGCATGATGACACCGATCACCTTCGAGAGTGTGACGCTACCGCTTGGGGTGACCACCATCGTCTGCGACCCCCATGAGATTATCAATGTGATGGGCGAAGCGGGGCTAGCCTGGTTCTTACGCTGCGCCGACGGTGCCCGGCAGAATCAGTTTGTCCAAGTCAGCTCTTGCGTACCCGCATTGGCTGGCACCGATGTCAATGGCGCCGAGTTTCCGCTGCCGGCGATGTTGCATTACCGCGATCATCCCCATGTTTTAGGCTTGGCGGAGATGATGAATTTCCCTGGTGTCATCGCTGGCGATGAATCCACCCTAGATAAACTGGATGCCTTCCGCCATCTCACGCTGGATGGCCATAGTCCAACGTTGCACGGCAAGGCGCTGAATGCCTATCTGGCGGCAGGAATAGAGAACTGCCATGAAACCATGGCGCTAGAGGAGGGACGGGAGAAGTTGGCACTCGGCATGGCGCTGATGATTCGAGAAGGGTCGGCGGCGCGTAACCTGGATACCCTGGCACCGCTGATCACCGAGTTCAATAGCCCACAATGCATGCTATGTACCGATGACCGCAATCCATGGGAGATCGCCCATGAGGGGCATATCGATGCCCTGATCCGCCGCCTGATCCAACAGCATCATCTGGCGCCGCATGTGGCGTATCGCGTCGCCAGTTGGTCGGCAGCGCGCCACTATGGCCTAAAACGGCTAGGTCTGATCGCCCCAGGGAAAAAGGCCGACATCGTCCTGCTGGATGATGTCGAACAGGTCACCATCCGCCAAGTTTTCGCGGGAGGTCAACCCGTTGATGGTGCACAGTTACTGCGCGATGCTGCGGCGCGCCAGCTGGCGAGTTGCCCGCCGCAGCACAACACCGTACAGCGGGCGCCATTAAGCGCCGACGATTTGACGCTGACGCTGACACCCGGTACGGCCTACCGCGCACTGACGCTGATCCCCAATGAGCTGATTACCCCGGCCTGCATCGTCCGCTGGCAGGGTGATGATTTCGATACCCCAGATGTCTGCCGTATGGCGGTGATGGAGCGCTATGGCCACGGGAAGGCCCCGGCGTTGGGTCTACTGCATAACAGCGGTCTGAATAAAGGAGCCCTGGCGGCCACCGTCAGCCACGACAGCCATAACATCGTCACCATCGGGCACGATCCGGCAGAGATGGCGCAAGCCGTCAATCAACTCATCCAAGACGGCGGTGGGCTATGCGTCGTTGCCGACGGTCAGGTCCAGGCGCATCTGCCATTACCTATCGCCGGTTTAATGAGCTCTTTGTCGGCCGAAGAGATCGCTGAGGTAATCGACCAACTCAAACAGGCTTGCCACGCATGCGGTATGACCTTGAACGAACCCTTCATCCAGATGGCGTTCCTTTCCCTGCCGGTGATCCCGTCACTCAAACTGACTAGCCTCGGTCTGTTCGATGTCGATCACTTCTGCTTTACCGAGGTTCGCATGGACGAGGAGAGCGTTTAA
- a CDS encoding NCS2 family permease: MSPSQSTTPSSRGVFERVFKLQAHGTTVRTEVIAGFTTFLTMVYIVFVNPQILSAAGMDTQAVFVTTCLIAAFGSILMGLLANLPVALAPAMGLNAFFAFVVVGAMGISWQIGMGAIFWGAVGLFLLTVFRIRYWMIANIPLSLRVGITSGIGLFIAMMGLKNAGIIVPNKDTLVTVGELTSHHVLLGALGFFIIAVLASRNIHAAVLVSIVVTTTIGLLLGDVQYSGIFSMPPSVTSVVGQVDLSGALNIGLSGVIFSFMLVNLFDSSGTLIGVTDKAGLTDANGKFPRMQQALYVDSISSVAGSFIGTSSVTAYIESSSGVSVGGRTGLTAVVVGLLFMLVIFLSPLAAMVPAYAAAGALIYVGVLMTSSLARVKWDDLTEAVPAFITAVMMPFSFSITEGIALGFISYCVMKAFTGRWREISPCVVAVALLFVLKIVLVDAH; encoded by the coding sequence ATGAGCCCATCCCAGTCCACGACACCCTCTTCCCGGGGCGTATTCGAGCGCGTCTTTAAGCTGCAGGCGCATGGTACCACCGTTAGGACCGAGGTGATCGCCGGTTTCACCACCTTCCTTACCATGGTGTACATTGTCTTCGTTAACCCGCAGATCTTGAGTGCGGCCGGCATGGACACCCAGGCGGTATTTGTCACCACCTGTCTGATCGCCGCCTTCGGGAGTATTCTGATGGGGTTGCTGGCCAACCTGCCGGTTGCTTTGGCACCGGCCATGGGATTGAACGCCTTCTTCGCCTTTGTCGTCGTTGGTGCCATGGGGATCTCTTGGCAAATCGGTATGGGGGCGATCTTCTGGGGCGCTGTCGGCCTGTTTCTATTGACGGTATTCCGCATCCGTTACTGGATGATCGCCAATATTCCGCTGAGCCTGCGTGTCGGGATCACCAGCGGGATTGGTCTATTCATCGCCATGATGGGGCTGAAGAACGCGGGCATCATCGTGCCAAATAAAGATACGCTGGTGACAGTCGGTGAGCTGACTTCGCACCATGTATTGCTGGGGGCTCTGGGTTTCTTCATTATTGCCGTCCTGGCTTCCCGTAATATCCACGCCGCCGTCCTGGTCTCCATTGTAGTGACAACCACCATTGGCTTGCTGCTGGGTGACGTGCAGTACAGCGGGATATTCTCCATGCCGCCGAGTGTGACCAGTGTGGTCGGTCAGGTGGATCTGAGCGGAGCACTCAACATCGGCCTGTCTGGCGTCATCTTCTCGTTTATGCTGGTGAACCTGTTCGACTCCTCCGGTACGCTGATCGGGGTGACGGATAAGGCCGGACTGACGGATGCCAACGGTAAGTTTCCCCGCATGCAGCAGGCGCTGTATGTCGATAGCATCAGCTCGGTGGCCGGCTCGTTCATTGGTACCTCCTCCGTTACCGCCTATATCGAAAGCTCCTCTGGCGTCTCCGTCGGCGGCCGTACCGGCCTGACTGCCGTGGTGGTGGGGCTGTTGTTTATGCTGGTGATCTTCCTCTCTCCGCTGGCTGCTATGGTGCCGGCCTACGCCGCCGCGGGGGCGTTGATCTATGTCGGCGTATTGATGACGTCGAGTCTGGCTCGAGTGAAGTGGGACGATCTCACTGAGGCGGTACCGGCTTTTATTACCGCCGTGATGATGCCCTTTAGCTTCTCGATCACCGAAGGCATTGCGTTGGGCTTCATCTCCTATTGCGTGATGAAGGCGTTTACCGGTCGCTGGCGTGAAATCAGCCCCTGTGTTGTCGCGGTCGCGCTGCTGTTTGTGCTGAAGATTGTATTGGTTGACGCGCACTGA
- a CDS encoding 4'-phosphopantetheinyl transferase family protein, with translation MESHFIWWNTEHRPLDVHRLTEDVIATSLHYSPKRRERYLHARVALAELMAILYGYSKLPRTAIDRHGRPFFIDPTLPDFSLAYAGHIVGVMLGCTGQVGLDIEVIRARQGGFIPLQQQWLSNTEKAWIARQEDRLEAITQLWTIRQSILKISGLGDSGLPTLHIQPGAGKLRSSITPQVETLSAIHHDMAWPCSRSPALQRLHYWHMQPNGRLANVDKEKRQELDHSPSFLRFTSHTILQALPD, from the coding sequence ATGGAAAGCCACTTTATCTGGTGGAACACAGAGCATCGCCCGTTAGACGTCCATCGCCTGACCGAAGACGTCATCGCCACCTCGCTCCACTACTCACCCAAGCGACGTGAGCGCTATCTGCATGCCCGCGTGGCACTAGCCGAACTGATGGCGATTCTGTATGGCTACAGTAAGTTGCCACGCACGGCGATCGACCGCCATGGTCGCCCTTTCTTTATCGATCCAACGCTGCCCGACTTTAGCCTGGCCTACGCCGGCCATATCGTCGGTGTGATGCTAGGCTGCACCGGTCAGGTTGGCCTCGACATCGAGGTGATCCGAGCGCGCCAAGGGGGATTTATCCCCTTGCAACAACAGTGGTTGAGTAACACAGAGAAAGCCTGGATTGCCCGGCAGGAGGATCGTTTAGAGGCGATAACCCAGCTCTGGACCATCCGCCAGTCGATCTTAAAAATCTCTGGGCTCGGCGACAGCGGGCTGCCGACCCTACATATCCAGCCCGGCGCCGGTAAGCTGCGATCCAGCATAACGCCTCAGGTTGAGACCTTGAGCGCCATCCATCATGACATGGCCTGGCCCTGTAGCCGCAGCCCGGCATTGCAACGCCTACACTACTGGCACATGCAGCCGAATGGACGCTTGGCCAACGTCGATAAGGAGAAACGCCAAGAGTTAGACCACTCTCCCAGTTTTCTCCGCTTTACGAGTCATACCATCCTACAGGCGCTCCCGGACTGA
- a CDS encoding TVP38/TMEM64 family protein has protein sequence MLVVGLACTPLRALCSDLAALRQLLGAFGFCYGAIGYVLLFVVASLLLFPGSALVIAAALLFGAFWGTLLSLLAATLASACAFLLARHLGREWLLSRFGDRPLFQRIARGIDAYGVDFLIFTRLVPLFPYNIQNYAYGLTDIGFWRYTLISFLTLLPGTWVYSYLAATLAEQGITWRVSVELLLCGLLLFALTQAARRVYRRCLTVVQDQPSRVETKR, from the coding sequence TTGCTGGTGGTCGGCCTCGCGTGTACGCCATTACGCGCGTTGTGTTCGGATCTGGCGGCGCTGCGTCAACTGCTCGGTGCATTCGGATTTTGTTATGGGGCGATCGGCTATGTGCTACTTTTCGTCGTTGCCTCGCTGTTACTGTTTCCGGGCAGCGCCTTGGTGATCGCGGCGGCGCTGCTGTTTGGCGCCTTCTGGGGCACATTGCTCTCCTTGTTGGCCGCGACATTGGCGTCGGCCTGTGCCTTCTTGTTGGCCCGTCATTTAGGACGTGAGTGGTTATTGTCACGTTTCGGCGATCGTCCCCTGTTTCAACGTATCGCCCGCGGAATCGATGCCTATGGCGTCGATTTTTTGATCTTTACCCGCTTAGTCCCCTTGTTCCCCTATAACATCCAGAACTATGCCTATGGGCTGACGGATATCGGCTTCTGGCGTTATACCCTGATATCGTTCTTAACGTTGTTGCCGGGAACCTGGGTGTATAGTTACCTGGCGGCAACGTTGGCTGAGCAAGGTATCACCTGGCGTGTCAGTGTGGAGTTGTTGCTGTGTGGACTGCTGTTGTTCGCCTTGACGCAGGCGGCCCGTCGAGTGTATCGGCGTTGTCTGACGGTGGTTCAGGATCAACCCTCACGCGTGGAGACTAAGCGATGA